The Candidatus Caccoplasma merdavium genome has a segment encoding these proteins:
- a CDS encoding FimB/Mfa2 family fimbrial subunit → MGLALLFSMASCINEDLSECGSYCDFTFRITTEMDLEQSVTAHLSTGAAEQEMAQLLIDKLSPVFSGNIHHLEVPFFDSGSRTISHYETVAAGGADEVAYSLYLEQGTYHHHPVANAATDPVCRISGRDHLDHFTLSYIDADTIDSFTCGIYHAGLDVESDGTDKNLHIPLGMANTAVALVLSPAVDSVVSYIANTANGYSFADSSYDFSSPALVRTSKVLTRDLVASYGVCFPSRGGETVARATTRDAEYWQMHVYVTRNGKTTRNVLSVREPLAAGEPKILRATISDSGEIIYHGADVTVSVTLDWKPGGDHNIEI, encoded by the coding sequence ATGGGGTTGGCCCTGCTCTTTTCGATGGCCTCGTGTATCAACGAAGACCTCTCGGAGTGCGGTTCCTATTGCGATTTCACTTTCCGCATTACCACCGAGATGGATTTGGAGCAGTCCGTGACCGCCCATCTCTCGACCGGTGCAGCCGAGCAGGAGATGGCGCAGTTGCTCATCGACAAGCTCTCGCCCGTGTTCTCGGGCAACATACACCACCTCGAAGTGCCTTTCTTCGACAGCGGAAGCCGCACCATCTCACACTATGAGACCGTGGCGGCCGGCGGTGCCGACGAAGTCGCCTATTCGCTCTATTTGGAACAAGGCACCTATCACCACCACCCGGTGGCCAATGCCGCGACCGATCCCGTGTGCCGCATCTCCGGCCGGGACCATCTCGACCATTTTACTCTCTCTTATATCGATGCCGACACCATCGACTCCTTCACCTGCGGCATTTACCATGCCGGTCTCGATGTCGAGAGCGACGGTACCGACAAGAACCTGCACATACCTCTGGGTATGGCCAATACGGCTGTCGCGCTCGTGCTTTCGCCGGCCGTCGACAGTGTCGTATCTTATATTGCCAATACCGCCAACGGCTACTCTTTTGCCGACAGCAGTTACGATTTCTCCTCGCCGGCCCTTGTGCGCACCTCGAAAGTGCTCACCCGCGACTTGGTGGCCTCGTATGGCGTATGCTTCCCTTCACGTGGCGGGGAAACCGTGGCGCGCGCCACGACGCGCGATGCCGAATATTGGCAGATGCACGTTTATGTCACCCGCAACGGGAAGACCACCCGCAACGTACTCTCGGTGCGCGAACCCCTCGCTGCCGGTGAACCCAAAATTTTGAGAGCAACCATCTCCGACAGTGGAGAGATTATATATCACGGCGCCGACGTGACGGTCTCTGTCACCCTCGACTGGAAACCCGGCGGCGACCACAACATAGAAATATGA
- a CDS encoding DUF3575 domain-containing protein: MAVKTNALGWGTLSPNLAFEYRVAPKWTLDLSLSYNPFTFKDNKKWRHISVQPEARYWICAPFGGHFVGAHLLYMHYNAGNIRLPFGIWDQLRNYRFQGNLYGGGLVYGYHHIINKRWSIEGAIGLGFAHTCSKYYRCRNCGRYIGIAKKNVFMPTKLSLSVVYVID; encoded by the coding sequence ATGGCCGTGAAAACAAATGCGTTGGGGTGGGGGACTCTTTCTCCCAATCTCGCTTTTGAGTATCGTGTCGCGCCCAAGTGGACGCTCGACCTCTCGCTCAGTTACAACCCCTTTACCTTCAAGGACAACAAGAAGTGGCGACACATTTCGGTGCAACCCGAAGCCCGTTATTGGATTTGTGCCCCTTTCGGCGGACATTTCGTCGGGGCACATTTGTTGTATATGCACTACAATGCCGGTAACATACGATTGCCTTTCGGCATTTGGGACCAGTTGCGTAATTATCGTTTCCAGGGCAACCTTTATGGAGGTGGCCTTGTGTATGGTTACCACCACATCATCAACAAGCGGTGGAGCATCGAGGGCGCCATCGGTCTGGGGTTTGCCCACACCTGTTCCAAGTATTACCGTTGTCGCAACTGCGGCCGTTATATCGGCATAGCCAAAAAGAATGTTTTTATGCCAACGAAACTTTCGCTTTCGGTGGTTTATGTAATTGATTGA
- the metF gene encoding methylenetetrahydrofolate reductase [NAD(P)H], translating to MNVAEIIKNSTRTAFSFEVLPPLKGNSIDKVFDTIDALREFDPKYINITSHRSELVYKAADNGLYQRVSEKSRPGSVAVAAAIQYKYRIPAVPHLICSGFTKSETEYALIDLNFLGITDLLILRGDKAKHEARFTPSPDGHAHAIELQQQVNRFNEGYFLDGSHMTLATPFSYGVAGYPEKHDEAPNLETDLRHLKAKVDAGASYVVTQMFFDNQKYFDFVKRCRAEGITVPIVPGLKPITSANQLTVLPKVFHVDLPEPLAKELAACRDDAAAREVGVEWCTAQAQELKDSGVPSIHFYSLMATESVRRVARAVY from the coding sequence ATGAACGTCGCCGAAATAATCAAGAACAGCACCCGCACCGCATTTTCCTTCGAAGTACTCCCCCCGCTGAAAGGGAACAGCATCGACAAGGTTTTCGACACCATCGACGCCCTGCGCGAGTTCGACCCAAAATACATCAACATTACCTCGCACCGCAGCGAGCTGGTCTACAAGGCAGCCGACAACGGCCTCTACCAACGCGTGTCGGAGAAGAGCCGGCCCGGCTCGGTAGCCGTGGCGGCCGCCATACAATACAAGTACCGCATTCCCGCCGTACCGCACCTGATATGCAGCGGATTCACCAAAAGCGAGACCGAATATGCGCTCATCGACCTCAACTTCCTGGGCATTACCGACCTGCTCATTCTGCGCGGCGACAAGGCCAAGCACGAAGCCCGTTTTACCCCGTCGCCCGACGGGCACGCCCATGCCATAGAGTTGCAACAACAGGTCAACCGCTTCAACGAGGGGTACTTTCTCGACGGGTCGCACATGACCCTTGCCACCCCCTTCTCCTACGGAGTGGCCGGCTATCCCGAGAAGCACGACGAAGCCCCCAACCTCGAAACCGACCTGCGCCATCTCAAAGCCAAAGTCGATGCCGGAGCCTCGTATGTGGTGACACAAATGTTCTTCGACAACCAAAAATACTTCGACTTTGTCAAGCGCTGCCGGGCCGAAGGCATCACGGTACCCATCGTCCCGGGATTGAAACCGATTACCTCGGCCAACCAACTGACGGTACTGCCCAAAGTATTCCACGTCGACCTGCCCGAGCCTCTGGCAAAAGAGCTGGCCGCTTGCCGCGACGACGCGGCAGCCCGCGAAGTCGGCGTCGAATGGTGCACGGCACAAGCTCAGGAATTGAAGGACAGCGGCGTGCCGAGCATTCACTTCTACTCACTCATGGCCACCGAGAGCGTGCGTCGCGTGGCTCGCGCCGTGTATTAA
- the holB gene encoding DNA polymerase III subunit delta' — translation MFFKDIIGQEEVKRRLIETVKSGHMAHAQLFAGSDGAGALPLALAYARYILCTHRGDDDACGECPSCRQISSLMHPDLHFVFPIANKKQRKEPVCDDYIAEWRDYLKTTAYPSADGWQQFLATGNSQPLIYVHEAREIIRKLSLKSFESDYKIMIIWQAHLMNDACSNAILKLLEEPFDKTLFLLVSDRPENILETIRSRTQRTLIPPLPTETIATALQQGQGLDAQTANAVAHTATGSYLKALETVQLSEEREHFFELFVTLMRKAYARQVKELKKWSEEVAALGRESEKRFIGYCQQMMRESFIYNLHHPELDYVRPEEEQFLSRFAPFINAANIEELSELFRLAERDIAQNANGKIVFFDVAVQVIILIRKGQPPT, via the coding sequence ATGTTTTTCAAAGACATTATCGGACAGGAAGAGGTAAAACGCCGCCTCATCGAAACGGTAAAGAGCGGACACATGGCCCATGCCCAACTTTTTGCAGGCAGCGACGGTGCCGGCGCCCTGCCGCTCGCCCTGGCCTATGCCCGTTACATACTCTGCACGCACCGCGGCGATGACGATGCCTGCGGCGAATGCCCCTCATGCCGGCAAATATCGTCGCTCATGCACCCCGACCTCCACTTCGTCTTCCCCATCGCCAACAAAAAACAGCGCAAAGAACCCGTGTGCGACGATTACATAGCCGAGTGGCGCGACTACCTGAAAACGACCGCCTACCCCTCGGCCGACGGGTGGCAGCAATTTCTCGCCACGGGCAACAGCCAGCCGCTCATCTATGTGCACGAGGCTCGCGAAATCATACGCAAGCTGAGCTTGAAGAGCTTTGAGTCGGACTACAAAATCATGATTATCTGGCAAGCCCATCTCATGAACGACGCCTGCTCCAACGCCATTCTGAAACTTCTCGAAGAGCCCTTCGACAAGACCTTGTTCCTGCTCGTGAGCGACCGTCCCGAGAACATTCTCGAAACCATACGTTCCCGCACCCAGCGCACCCTCATACCCCCCCTGCCGACCGAAACCATCGCCACGGCCCTGCAACAGGGCCAGGGTCTCGACGCCCAAACGGCCAATGCCGTGGCACACACCGCAACGGGGAGTTACCTCAAAGCCCTCGAAACGGTGCAGTTGAGCGAAGAACGCGAACACTTCTTCGAGCTCTTCGTCACCCTCATGCGCAAAGCCTATGCCCGCCAGGTAAAAGAACTCAAAAAATGGAGCGAGGAGGTGGCCGCACTGGGACGTGAAAGCGAAAAGCGGTTTATCGGCTACTGCCAGCAAATGATGCGCGAGAGCTTCATCTACAACCTGCATCACCCCGAGCTCGACTATGTGCGCCCCGAAGAAGAGCAGTTCCTCTCCCGCTTCGCCCCGTTCATCAATGCCGCCAACATCGAGGAACTCTCCGAGTTGTTCCGACTGGCCGAACGCGACATAGCCCAAAACGCCAACGGGAAAATCGTCTTCTTCGACGTAGCCGTGCAGGTCATCATTCTCATACGCAAAGGCCAACCCCCGACCTGA
- a CDS encoding AraC family transcriptional regulator has protein sequence MDKKIYNVTFADIVNNVDKRLISKNGDVALLEFGDYDYQEIRELLMQEQDIDSLRCQYQAQFACVLAGSLKLELNGRCYDLAAHDVCCMIEGDYFKPLDASKDAHWFVIICRYAESLIQGLSNVMLLMSFMKKINTSRSFRMKEKTSQVVFTLYKLMREALGDEALAYRDAMVSNYLQILFYQLYSDLTLDEDVHKTLAVSRRDELLMRFTQLVSDNYKLHRKVSYYADKMCLTPKYLSTVVYEASGKYARDIIAEFVILEAKRCLVNTTMTVQEIGDYLHFSCQSFFGKYFKEHAGMSPQAYRRGGGSPGFPADGLGTGGTGRR, from the coding sequence ATGGATAAGAAAATTTACAATGTGACTTTTGCTGATATAGTCAACAATGTCGATAAGCGGTTGATCAGCAAAAACGGTGATGTGGCGTTGTTGGAGTTTGGCGATTATGATTATCAGGAAATAAGGGAGTTGCTCATGCAGGAGCAGGATATCGATAGCCTGAGATGTCAATACCAAGCGCAGTTTGCGTGCGTCTTGGCCGGGAGTCTGAAATTGGAGCTAAACGGGCGGTGTTATGACTTGGCGGCGCATGACGTGTGTTGCATGATCGAAGGCGACTATTTCAAGCCGCTCGATGCATCGAAAGATGCACATTGGTTTGTCATTATTTGTCGTTATGCCGAGTCGTTGATACAAGGCTTGAGCAATGTCATGTTGTTGATGTCTTTTATGAAAAAAATCAATACGAGCCGCTCTTTTCGCATGAAAGAAAAAACTTCCCAGGTCGTTTTCACGCTTTATAAGCTCATGCGCGAGGCGCTCGGTGATGAAGCACTGGCCTACCGGGATGCCATGGTCAGCAACTATTTGCAGATTTTGTTTTATCAGTTGTATTCCGATTTGACCCTCGACGAAGATGTGCACAAGACATTGGCCGTTTCGAGGCGTGATGAGTTGTTGATGCGTTTTACGCAGCTGGTGTCGGATAATTACAAGTTGCACCGCAAGGTATCGTATTATGCCGACAAGATGTGCCTCACCCCCAAGTACCTCTCCACGGTCGTCTATGAAGCCAGCGGGAAATATGCCCGCGACATCATTGCCGAATTTGTCATTCTGGAGGCCAAGCGGTGCTTGGTCAATACGACCATGACGGTGCAGGAAATCGGCGATTACCTGCATTTCTCGTGTCAGAGTTTTTTCGGAAAATATTTCAAGGAACACGCCGGCATGTCGCCCCAAGCCTACCGACGTGGAGGGGGTAGTCCCGGCTTTCCGGCTGATGGTTTGGGGACGGGCGGAACCGGGCGACGATAA